Proteins encoded together in one Pseudomonas sp. ADAK13 window:
- a CDS encoding FecR family protein, with protein sequence MTDKSLSEAEYDAITDAAAHWCMRMHAGDCTTVERQAFEQWHDAHPLHAFEYAAMLEIWDVADHLPRSAPAPVVVQLKPRSRLNHYAVAAAICLVALPLAAFTGWEAGWLPSSYKHYEAENTLRQVILDDGSQVELNLGTELVYSNYKDQRRVILKKGEAFFNVSHDPQHPFIVHAGDGQVRVTGTQFNVWKYEDHVRVMLLQGSVLVTSDDVHSGLRLSPGMQASYSHGDASPQAQPIAPGDTALAWRDGKLILDNLALADALPLINRYLSKPVMLADAGTGAIRIGGIYNINEVSNLVPSLPKVLPVYLTQNQDGNPVLNSIPRKTPKS encoded by the coding sequence ATGACAGATAAGTCCCTTTCAGAAGCCGAATACGACGCCATCACCGATGCCGCTGCGCACTGGTGCATGCGCATGCATGCGGGTGACTGCACGACGGTCGAGCGCCAGGCCTTCGAGCAGTGGCACGATGCGCACCCACTGCACGCCTTCGAATATGCGGCCATGCTGGAAATCTGGGACGTTGCCGATCACCTGCCACGCAGTGCGCCGGCGCCTGTGGTGGTGCAGTTGAAGCCTCGCAGCCGTTTAAACCATTACGCGGTGGCCGCAGCAATCTGCCTGGTGGCGTTGCCACTGGCGGCCTTCACCGGCTGGGAAGCCGGTTGGCTGCCCAGCTCATACAAACATTACGAAGCCGAAAACACCCTGCGCCAGGTCATCCTGGACGATGGCAGCCAGGTGGAGCTGAACCTGGGCACCGAACTGGTCTACAGCAATTACAAGGACCAGCGCCGGGTCATCCTGAAAAAGGGCGAGGCGTTTTTCAACGTCAGCCATGACCCGCAACACCCGTTTATCGTGCACGCCGGCGACGGCCAGGTTCGGGTGACCGGCACCCAGTTCAACGTCTGGAAATACGAAGACCACGTACGGGTCATGCTGCTGCAAGGCTCGGTGCTGGTGACCAGTGACGACGTCCACAGCGGCCTGCGCCTGTCCCCCGGGATGCAGGCCAGTTACAGCCACGGTGACGCCAGCCCCCAGGCCCAGCCGATTGCCCCGGGCGACACCGCCCTGGCCTGGCGTGACGGCAAACTGATCCTCGACAACCTGGCCCTGGCCGACGCGTTGCCGCTGATCAACCGCTACCTGAGCAAACCCGTGATGTTGGCCGACGCCGGCACCGGCGCGATTCGCATTGGCGGCATCTACAACATCAACGAGGTGTCCAACCTCGTCCCCTCCCTGCCCAAGGTGCTGCCGGTCTACCTGACCCAGAACCAGGACGGCAACCCCGTGCTCAATTCCATTCCGCGTAAAACCCCGAAAAGCTGA